The Pectobacterium wasabiae CFBP 3304 DNA segment TTCAGAGCATCAAAATCGATCGCGTGACGCAATATGCGGAAACCGATGTCGCGTTTCTAAAGCGGCTCGCCAGCGAATATGGCTATGCCGTGAAAGTCGTTAGTGACCAACTGATTTTTTCACATTTGGCGACGTTACGTAGTCAGGAACCTGTTCGGCAAATCAAGCCAACGGATGTTGCGCGTTTTTCATTGCGTGACACGATCAGCCATGTCTACAAAAACGCCAAGACGAAGTATCAGAAAGGGAGTGAAAAAAAACTGATGGTTTGTGAAGCCAACGGTGGTGTGAAAAACGAAATGAAATCTGCTGGTGCGGCGACCAGTGCAGACACGTTAAAAGTTAACTCGCGTGCGGCGGATGCCTCCGGCGCGAGGATGAAAACGGATGCTGCGTTGGATGCACACAACGAAAAGCAGCAAGCAGGGTCGATGACGCTGATGGGTAGCCCGCAGTTGGCGGCGGGTAATAAAATTGAGCTGGTGGCGTTCGGCCAGCTTTCCGGCCACTGGTTGATTAATTCGGCCCGCCATGTTCTGGAACGTGGCAGTGGTTACACCACGGAGATTGAGTTGACACGCGGGCCGGTCACGGCAGGTAAGCGAAAGTCGGACAGCGGGAAAACGCTGGTGACGTACCACCCGGATGGCAACGCGATGGTGAGGAAGGTCAATAGCAACAAGGAGAAAGTAGCATGAGTTTATCTCGTCGAATTGGCACGATAAGCGCGGTGGACGAGGTTCGCGTTATGGTACGCGTTCGTCTACCTGAGTGTGACAACCTGCGCACAGCCTGGTTGCCCGTGTTACAGCGCAATACGCAGAATAACAAGGATTATTGGTTGCCGGATATTGGTGAACAGGTCGAAGTCCTGTTAGACGATAACGGCGAGGACGGCTTGGTGCTGGGAGCAATTTATTCCGCTGCCGATGTACCAATGCTGTCGGATAAGGACAAACGGGCGGTGACGTTCGCCGACGGTGCGCATATTGAATACGACCGTCGAACGCATACGCTAACGATCAACGGCGGCGTGCAGCATATTGCGATTAGCAGCGGCACTGACGTAGTGGTTAATGCCCAGCGAGTCACTATTAATGCGCCGGAAACGACCGTGGCTGGCAAACTGCTGGTGCAAGGGCAACTCACTTACGAGAGTGGGATGTCCGGCTCAGGTGGTGCCAGCCTCAGTGGTGATATCAGCGTTTCCGGCAACGTTAGCGCCAGCGGCAGCGTCATGGACGCCGGTGGCAATTCCAATCACCACTCACACTAACGCCTTCTCTAAACCGCTTTACAATTTCTTTCTCTCACCGGGGGCGACAATAGCCCCCTATGAAAACTCAATCTGTTTTTTGGCAACCGGCGCTGCAACGTTCTGGCGACATCGTCGAAGGAACGGCAGATATCCTGCAGGCGATTCACATTATCCTGCGGACACCCTGCGGCAGTGACCCACATCGGCCTGACTTTGGTAGCAATCTACATCTGTATCTCGATTATCCGATCGATCGTGCGATCCCGCATGTCGTCAGGGAATCGGTAGAGGCAATCAAACGATGGGAACCTCGCTGCCAGCTACTGGCGGTTAAACCTTCTGTGAATGGGGCTCACCTGACGCTGCTTGTTAGTTGGAAAACCGCTAACGGCGCGACACAGACCACGGAGTTGTTATGGCGCTGACAGAACCCAATTTTATTGAACGCGATGCGGCGAAGATCACCGCTGAAATGATCGCGAAATATGAAGCTGACTCTGGGAAAACACTCTATCCGGCGCATGCCGAACGCTTGTTGATTAACCTCTTTGCCTACCGGGAAACCTTAGTGCGTAGTGCGGTTCAGGAAGCCGCCAAGCAGAACCTGGTTGCGTTTGCTCGTGCACCGATGCTGGATTATCTGGCAGAACTGGTCGGTGTCTACCGTTTAGCACCGCAACCAGCGCAAGCAGAACTTCGCTTTACCTCTGAAACGCCGTCAGTCAGCGACCTGCTGATTCCTGCGGGTACTCGCGTTAGCGCATCGGACAGCGTGACTTTTGCTACCGACAGCGATGCGCTGCTGAGAGCGAACGGTAGCGGTGTCACTGTGCTGGCGACCTGCACTGAACGCGGTGATGTTGGCAATGATTGGCTGCCCGCCCAGATCAGTACGCTGCTGGATGAGATTGGTGATAGCGATTTAAGCGTCAGCAATATCACCAAAAGCAGCGGCGGTTCCGCCGAAGAGGGTGACGACCGCCTGCGTGAACGTATTCAACTGGCTCCGGAATCGTTCAGCACTGCAGGGTCGAAGCTGGCGTATCGCTTCCATGCGATGCGGGCACATCAAAATATTGTCGATGTTGCGGTGATGTCGCCGGAACCGGGTGAGGTGGTGCTCTATCCGTTGCTTAGCACTGGTTTGCCGGACAAAAGCCTGCTCTCGCTGGTGGAAAGCTTTTGCTCCGACGAACAGGTACGCCCGCTGACTGATTTTGTCTCCGCCAAATCTCCCACTCAGGTGGATTATGCCATTAATGCCAAATTGACGCTGTTTAACGGCGAGCAGGCCAGCATTGTTCAGGCCGCGGCGGAGAAAGCGGTACAGGCCTGGGTGGAAACCCGCACGGCAACGCTGGGGCGGGATATTGTCCCAAGCCAGATTATCGCCACGCTTTCCATTCCCGGTGTGTATCAGGTGGAGCTCGTTTCGCCGTCATTGATGGTGCTTGATGACAGTGAATGGGCGAACTGTACGGGCGTTAACGTCAGCATCGTCGGGGTATCGAATGGCTGATTCACTGCAACTGCTGCCACCACCGCTGGCTACTGACGCTCGCTTTCGTTCGCTGGCGAAATTGGCTGACCGCTTTGATGACATCGATCTGAATACATTGCTGGTTTATCTGGTCGATATCGCTGATGGCAGTGCCTTGCCCTGGCTAGCCGAACAGTTCTCATTGTTTGGTGATGGCTGGGAATTGGCAGAATCGGATGACTCCAAGCGTGCGCTAATTAAAGCCGCTATTGATTTGCATCGTAGCAAAGGCACGCCCTGGAGCATTAAAGAGATCATTCGACGCTTTGGCTTTGGCGACAGCACGCTGATCGAGAACATTGGTCGTCTGAACTACGACGGTGAAACCACTTATAACAACCTTT contains these protein-coding regions:
- a CDS encoding phage baseplate assembly protein V, producing the protein MSLSRRIGTISAVDEVRVMVRVRLPECDNLRTAWLPVLQRNTQNNKDYWLPDIGEQVEVLLDDNGEDGLVLGAIYSAADVPMLSDKDKRAVTFADGAHIEYDRRTHTLTINGGVQHIAISSGTDVVVNAQRVTINAPETTVAGKLLVQGQLTYESGMSGSGGASLSGDISVSGNVSASGSVMDAGGNSNHHSH
- a CDS encoding baseplate assembly protein is translated as MALTEPNFIERDAAKITAEMIAKYEADSGKTLYPAHAERLLINLFAYRETLVRSAVQEAAKQNLVAFARAPMLDYLAELVGVYRLAPQPAQAELRFTSETPSVSDLLIPAGTRVSASDSVTFATDSDALLRANGSGVTVLATCTERGDVGNDWLPAQISTLLDEIGDSDLSVSNITKSSGGSAEEGDDRLRERIQLAPESFSTAGSKLAYRFHAMRAHQNIVDVAVMSPEPGEVVLYPLLSTGLPDKSLLSLVESFCSDEQVRPLTDFVSAKSPTQVDYAINAKLTLFNGEQASIVQAAAEKAVQAWVETRTATLGRDIVPSQIIATLSIPGVYQVELVSPSLMVLDDSEWANCTGVNVSIVGVSNG
- a CDS encoding GPW/gp25 family protein, encoding MKTQSVFWQPALQRSGDIVEGTADILQAIHIILRTPCGSDPHRPDFGSNLHLYLDYPIDRAIPHVVRESVEAIKRWEPRCQLLAVKPSVNGAHLTLLVSWKTANGATQTTELLWR
- a CDS encoding phage late control D family protein codes for the protein MATLTEESFSPGVSEVLQPVFTLWYQQKDITNDIAPYVTSVTYTDSIKNESDAIEVRLDDTDGRWLDKWYPGTGDTLSLKLGYRGETLFNCGTFSIDEIEVSAPPSEVTIRGVATSVNRALRTKSNRGFEDTTLAAIAMRIAKKHQLTLAGTIQSIKIDRVTQYAETDVAFLKRLASEYGYAVKVVSDQLIFSHLATLRSQEPVRQIKPTDVARFSLRDTISHVYKNAKTKYQKGSEKKLMVCEANGGVKNEMKSAGAATSADTLKVNSRAADASGARMKTDAALDAHNEKQQAGSMTLMGSPQLAAGNKIELVAFGQLSGHWLINSARHVLERGSGYTTEIELTRGPVTAGKRKSDSGKTLVTYHPDGNAMVRKVNSNKEKVA
- a CDS encoding phage tail protein I, with the translated sequence MADSLQLLPPPLATDARFRSLAKLADRFDDIDLNTLLVYLVDIADGSALPWLAEQFSLFGDGWELAESDDSKRALIKAAIDLHRSKGTPWSIKEIIRRFGFGDSTLIENIGRLNYDGETTYNNLYVHGDKAAWAVYRVLLKQPITNDQARMLRNAIGMFAPVRCHLASIEYWEVPIRYNRTAIYDSNYNHGSA